The Paeniglutamicibacter sulfureus genome includes a region encoding these proteins:
- a CDS encoding cell division protein FtsQ/DivIB, with translation MAGKAGSGQGPNNVLDLPQDPGARAKKRWIIGASVVAGMVVLLVLVLTYSPILAIKSITVSGNSLVSDKTVQKALEPLHGIPLSRVGTGRVMELLDGQPAVKDAIVQAEAPNTLQVQVVEFVPVAVLLEGKKRSLVGPEGQLLASLKAKDKPKLPTIRSSKVTKDPKVFSMLTRVLSELPDKLLANVDHATATSKDFVELKLNDGQLVIWGNDQDSALKTKVLEALLAAPKDKKAPIKVYDISSPQHPVAR, from the coding sequence ATGGCGGGCAAGGCCGGGTCCGGGCAGGGCCCGAACAACGTCCTGGACCTGCCGCAGGACCCGGGGGCTCGCGCCAAAAAGCGTTGGATCATCGGCGCCTCGGTGGTCGCGGGCATGGTGGTGCTTCTTGTTTTGGTGCTGACGTATTCGCCGATCCTGGCGATCAAGTCGATCACCGTCTCGGGCAATTCGCTGGTCAGCGACAAGACCGTGCAAAAGGCCCTCGAGCCGCTTCACGGTATCCCGCTTTCGCGGGTCGGTACCGGCCGCGTCATGGAACTGTTGGACGGGCAGCCAGCCGTGAAGGACGCGATCGTCCAGGCTGAGGCACCGAACACGTTGCAGGTCCAGGTCGTCGAATTCGTCCCGGTGGCGGTGTTGTTAGAGGGCAAGAAACGCTCGTTGGTGGGGCCCGAGGGGCAGCTGCTGGCATCCCTGAAGGCCAAGGACAAGCCCAAGCTCCCCACGATCAGGTCCTCGAAGGTGACCAAGGACCCCAAGGTGTTTTCGATGCTCACCAGGGTTCTCTCGGAACTACCGGATAAGCTGTTGGCAAACGTGGACCACGCGACGGCCACCAGCAAGGACTTTGTTGAGCTCAAGCTCAACGACGGACAACTGGTGATTTGGGGCAACGACCAGGATTCGGCCCTCAAGACCAAGGTCTTGGAAGCCCTTTTGGCGGCCCCGAAAGACAAGAAGGCACCCATCAAGGTGTACGACATTTCCAGCCCGCAGCACCCGGTGGCCCGGTAA
- the ftsZ gene encoding cell division protein FtsZ translates to MAAPQNYLAVIKVVGIGGGGVNAVNRMIEVGLRGVEFIAINTDAQALLMSDADVKLDVGRELTRGLGAGANPDVGRQAAEDHAEEIEEVLRGADMVFVTAGEGGGTGTGGAPVIARIARGLGALTIGVVTRPFTFEGRRRATSAENGIEALRDEVDTLIVIPNDRLLSISDRNVSVLDAFRQADQVLLSGVQGITDLITTPGLINLDFADVKSVMQGAGSALMGIGSARGEDRAVKAAELAIASPLLEASIDGAHGVLLSIQGGSDLGLFEINEAARLVQEVAHPEANIIFGAVIDDALGDEARVTVIAAGFDQVDATSAPQTLQPAVRNAPAAPAAAPAAPAAAPASPQAAPRREEVHAAVATVEPGFEELPAIVEPDLSAANDDLDVPDFLK, encoded by the coding sequence GTGGCAGCTCCACAGAACTACCTCGCCGTCATCAAGGTCGTCGGCATCGGCGGTGGCGGCGTCAACGCCGTCAACCGCATGATCGAAGTTGGCCTGCGAGGCGTTGAATTTATTGCAATCAACACGGATGCGCAGGCATTGCTCATGAGCGATGCCGACGTCAAGCTCGATGTGGGCCGCGAACTCACCCGTGGCCTGGGCGCCGGCGCCAACCCCGACGTGGGCCGCCAAGCGGCGGAGGACCACGCGGAGGAAATCGAGGAAGTGCTGCGCGGGGCCGACATGGTCTTCGTGACCGCGGGCGAAGGCGGCGGCACCGGCACCGGTGGCGCTCCGGTCATCGCACGCATCGCACGCGGGCTCGGCGCGCTGACCATTGGCGTGGTCACCCGTCCGTTCACCTTCGAGGGACGCCGCCGTGCGACCAGTGCCGAAAACGGCATCGAGGCGCTGCGCGACGAGGTCGACACCCTCATCGTCATCCCCAACGACCGACTGCTCTCGATCTCAGACCGCAACGTCTCGGTCCTGGACGCATTCCGCCAGGCCGACCAGGTGCTGCTCTCCGGTGTGCAGGGCATCACCGACCTGATCACCACCCCGGGCCTGATCAACCTCGACTTCGCGGACGTCAAGTCCGTGATGCAGGGTGCCGGTTCGGCGCTCATGGGCATCGGCTCGGCACGAGGCGAGGACCGCGCGGTCAAGGCCGCGGAGCTCGCCATCGCCTCCCCGCTGCTCGAGGCCTCCATCGACGGCGCCCACGGCGTCCTGCTGTCCATCCAGGGCGGCTCGGACCTCGGGTTGTTCGAGATCAACGAGGCGGCACGGCTCGTGCAGGAAGTGGCCCACCCGGAAGCCAACATCATCTTCGGCGCCGTCATTGACGACGCCCTGGGTGACGAGGCCCGCGTGACGGTCATCGCTGCTGGCTTCGACCAGGTCGATGCCACCAGTGCGCCGCAGACCCTGCAGCCGGCCGTACGCAACGCCCCCGCAGCACCGGCAGCGGCACCCGCCGCTCCCGCCGCTGCACCGGCCTCGCCCCAGGCGGCACCCCGCCGGGAAGAGGTCCACGCTGCCGTGGCAACCGTTGAACCGGGCTTCGAGGAACTTCCCGCCATTGTCGAGCCGGACCTCTCGGCCGCCAACGACGACCTGGACGTCCCCGACTTCCTGAAGTAA
- the pgeF gene encoding peptidoglycan editing factor PgeF, with amino-acid sequence MLRYQSLLAPGVHIAFTSTAEGNLAFHVPDDRDAVLLRRRDLERDLGLGENRFSYMDQIHSATVLEVTGPSEKSGIPTCDGLFSADATQPLAVMVADCVPVVLVGVSEQGPVTAVAHAGRRGLLDGILTETVKRMRSTGAEAFEAWIGPSICGSCYEVPADMAADSVALRPGIGSTTSRGTTGLDLPRAAASELRDLGVAVTESGACTLEDETYFSYRRDSRTGRLAGLVWQAEDQMVSGSPS; translated from the coding sequence ATGTTGCGATACCAGTCACTGCTCGCCCCCGGCGTGCACATTGCATTCACATCCACGGCCGAAGGGAACCTTGCCTTCCACGTTCCTGATGATCGCGACGCCGTGCTGCTGCGGCGTCGCGATCTGGAGCGGGACCTGGGACTGGGGGAGAACCGGTTCAGCTACATGGACCAGATCCATTCGGCCACGGTGCTTGAAGTCACCGGGCCGTCGGAGAAATCCGGCATTCCCACCTGTGACGGTCTGTTCTCGGCCGACGCAACGCAACCGCTGGCCGTCATGGTGGCCGATTGCGTCCCCGTGGTCCTCGTGGGCGTCTCCGAACAGGGGCCGGTCACAGCTGTCGCGCACGCCGGACGACGCGGATTGCTCGACGGAATCCTGACCGAAACGGTGAAGCGCATGCGCTCGACCGGGGCGGAAGCCTTTGAGGCCTGGATCGGGCCGTCGATATGTGGCAGCTGCTATGAAGTCCCCGCCGACATGGCCGCCGATTCCGTGGCCCTGCGCCCCGGGATCGGTTCCACCACCAGCCGTGGCACCACCGGCCTGGATCTCCCGCGTGCAGCGGCTTCCGAACTGCGCGATCTGGGCGTAGCAGTCACCGAATCCGGGGCATGCACCCTGGAAGACGAGACCTACTTTTCCTACCGCCGCGACTCCCGCACCGGACGACTGGCGGGATTGGTGTGGCAGGCAGAGGACCAGATGGTGTCCGGCTCACCTTCCTGA
- a CDS encoding cell division protein SepF, with translation MAGALRKTMIYLGLAEGDENFEADKHDIEAREEVRVVEPVREEPVAAQPAPVAQVAPRPVTENEYRAPVTPIKRAPSARDEDSSLRQITTVHPRSYNDAKIIGENFRDGIPVIMNVTDMGEADAKRLVDFSAGLVFALHGSIERVTNKVFLLSPSTVEVLGEDKKQSEDQATFFNQS, from the coding sequence ATGGCTGGCGCATTGCGCAAGACAATGATCTACCTGGGACTCGCCGAAGGTGACGAGAACTTCGAGGCCGACAAGCACGACATTGAAGCGCGTGAAGAAGTGCGCGTTGTCGAGCCGGTCCGCGAAGAGCCGGTTGCCGCACAGCCAGCTCCGGTAGCACAAGTGGCACCCCGCCCTGTCACCGAAAACGAATACCGGGCTCCGGTAACACCCATCAAGCGCGCGCCTTCAGCACGGGACGAGGACTCTTCATTGCGTCAAATCACCACCGTTCATCCACGTTCTTACAATGACGCGAAAATCATTGGCGAGAACTTCCGTGATGGCATCCCAGTCATCATGAACGTCACGGACATGGGCGAAGCTGACGCCAAGCGCCTGGTCGATTTCTCGGCGGGGCTGGTTTTTGCCCTCCACGGCAGCATCGAGCGGGTCACCAACAAGGTGTTCCTGCTCTCGCCGTCGACGGTAGAGGTCCTGGGTGAGGACAAGAAACAGTCCGAAGACCAGGCAACCTTTTTCAACCAGAGCTAA
- a CDS encoding YggT family protein, translating to MELIFALLYVVLTVLQVMLLLRIVLDVTESFARSWRPRGLALVAVSVIAKTTDPPMRWLRSRIKPLDLGGIRLDLAFIILFFAVIVLKIVVNNLGVAAAQ from the coding sequence GTGGAGCTTATTTTCGCGCTACTTTACGTAGTGCTGACGGTGCTGCAGGTCATGTTGCTGTTGCGCATAGTGCTTGACGTCACGGAGTCGTTTGCGCGCTCCTGGCGTCCGCGTGGACTGGCCCTGGTTGCGGTCTCGGTGATTGCCAAGACCACGGACCCTCCGATGCGCTGGTTGCGATCGCGCATAAAACCGCTGGATCTCGGCGGAATTCGCCTTGATTTGGCGTTCATTATTTTGTTCTTTGCGGTAATAGTGCTCAAGATTGTTGTCAACAATTTGGGCGTTGCCGCGGCTCAGTGA
- a CDS encoding DivIVA domain-containing protein, whose protein sequence is MALTPEDVVNKRFQPTKFREGYDQDEVDDFLDEIVVELRRLTQENDELRRRLSEAGISEGEQAVPAPVAAAPAAKPVEAEKPKEAKAPEVKKDETKAPEAPKAAEPAKAAAVAPAAAAAAPASTAESAAGVLAMAQRLHDEYVSAGVEQRDKIIAEAQLEANSLVSEAEEKSRKTLSALEQQKTVLERKVEQLRGFERDYRARLKTYIEGQLRDLEAKGSMDTAEAKENG, encoded by the coding sequence ATGGCTCTCACGCCAGAAGATGTAGTCAACAAGCGATTTCAGCCGACGAAGTTTCGTGAAGGCTACGATCAGGATGAAGTTGACGATTTCCTAGACGAAATCGTTGTCGAGCTACGTCGTCTGACGCAGGAGAACGACGAACTGCGTCGCCGCCTGTCGGAAGCCGGCATTAGCGAAGGCGAACAGGCCGTCCCAGCCCCTGTGGCAGCAGCCCCCGCGGCCAAGCCCGTCGAAGCGGAAAAGCCCAAGGAAGCCAAGGCGCCCGAGGTCAAGAAGGACGAGACCAAGGCTCCGGAAGCACCCAAGGCAGCAGAGCCGGCAAAGGCAGCAGCGGTGGCCCCCGCCGCCGCAGCTGCAGCCCCGGCTTCCACCGCCGAGTCCGCCGCCGGCGTCCTCGCCATGGCACAACGTCTGCACGACGAGTACGTCTCCGCAGGTGTTGAACAGCGTGACAAGATCATCGCCGAAGCCCAGCTAGAGGCAAACAGCCTCGTTTCCGAGGCCGAGGAGAAGAGCCGCAAGACCCTGTCGGCCCTGGAGCAGCAGAAGACTGTTCTGGAGCGCAAGGTCGAGCAGTTGCGTGGATTCGAGCGCGACTACCGCGCCCGCCTGAAGACCTACATCGAGGGTCAGCTGCGCGACCTCGAAGCCAAGGGTTCCATGGACACGGCAGAAGCCAAGGAAAACGGCTAG
- the lspA gene encoding signal peptidase II translates to MENSSTPPASEGAATPAPGSGTKRRLIYAAGILAVLALVLDQFTKRIVETSMSEGQVIDVFPPLLRWYYIKNSGAAFSMGEGYTWIFSIIQAAVLIYVAVFLVRKIRVWPWSLALGGLMGGVAGNLTDRLFRPPSFGQGHVVDFIALPNFAIFNIADMFIVCSMIGICLLLFTGRELDGSKPADKKEPGHDAGAEPRELQ, encoded by the coding sequence ATGGAAAACAGCTCCACACCACCGGCGTCGGAAGGCGCCGCCACGCCCGCGCCAGGCAGTGGAACCAAACGGCGCCTCATTTACGCCGCGGGCATCCTGGCGGTACTTGCATTGGTCCTGGACCAATTCACCAAGCGCATCGTTGAAACCTCCATGAGCGAGGGGCAAGTCATCGACGTCTTCCCTCCGCTGCTGCGCTGGTATTACATCAAGAACTCGGGCGCCGCGTTTTCCATGGGGGAGGGCTACACCTGGATCTTTAGCATCATCCAGGCAGCGGTGCTAATCTACGTGGCGGTCTTCCTGGTCCGCAAGATCCGCGTCTGGCCGTGGTCGCTGGCCCTGGGCGGATTGATGGGCGGGGTCGCGGGAAACCTCACCGACCGTCTCTTTCGTCCCCCATCCTTCGGGCAGGGCCACGTGGTGGACTTCATCGCGCTGCCCAACTTTGCCATTTTCAACATCGCCGACATGTTCATCGTCTGCTCGATGATCGGGATCTGCCTGCTGCTCTTCACCGGTCGCGAACTCGATGGCAGCAAGCCGGCGGATAAAAAGGAACCCGGCCACGACGCCGGGGCCGAGCCCAGGGAACTGCAGTGA
- a CDS encoding RluA family pseudouridine synthase, with translation MTQERTESLVVAPEEAGLRIDAFLVKRLELSRALAALLCAEGNVTLGSKVLGKSKKTNVGDTIDVFIPLRPDPLEIRVEIVEDLKIIADDDDYVVIDKPVGVAAHPSPGWVGPTVVGALAAAGYRISTSGSAERQGIVHRLDVGTSGLMVVAKTERAYTALKRAFKERTPKKIYHAVVQGLPDPLEGTIDAPLGRHPGHDWKFAVIEDGRDSRTHYKVLEAFGRASLVEVTLETGRTHQIRVHFSALRHPCAGDQTYGADPKLSAALGLTRQWLHAQLLGFFHPVNGEWVEYTSEYPLDLNNALEMLRDGNF, from the coding sequence GTGACCCAGGAGCGGACCGAATCGCTCGTCGTCGCCCCGGAGGAGGCTGGCCTGCGCATAGACGCCTTCCTGGTCAAACGCCTTGAGCTCTCCCGCGCGCTGGCGGCATTGCTTTGCGCCGAGGGGAACGTAACCCTCGGGAGCAAGGTGCTGGGCAAGTCGAAGAAGACCAATGTGGGCGACACCATCGACGTCTTTATCCCGCTTAGGCCGGACCCACTAGAAATCAGGGTAGAAATCGTGGAAGACCTCAAGATCATTGCCGACGACGACGACTACGTCGTCATCGACAAGCCCGTGGGAGTTGCGGCGCACCCTTCCCCGGGATGGGTCGGTCCCACCGTGGTCGGTGCGCTGGCCGCGGCCGGTTACCGCATTTCCACCTCCGGCTCCGCCGAGCGCCAGGGTATCGTCCACCGCCTGGACGTTGGCACCAGCGGCCTGATGGTCGTCGCCAAGACCGAACGCGCCTACACGGCGCTCAAGCGCGCTTTCAAGGAGCGGACCCCGAAGAAGATCTACCATGCCGTCGTCCAGGGTCTGCCGGACCCGCTGGAAGGCACCATCGATGCTCCGCTTGGCCGCCATCCCGGCCATGACTGGAAATTCGCCGTCATCGAGGATGGCCGCGATTCGAGGACCCACTATAAGGTGCTCGAGGCCTTCGGCCGGGCATCGCTGGTGGAAGTCACCCTGGAAACCGGGCGCACCCACCAAATCCGCGTGCATTTCAGTGCGCTGCGGCACCCGTGCGCGGGCGACCAGACCTATGGGGCGGACCCCAAGCTGTCGGCGGCGCTCGGGCTGACCCGGCAGTGGCTCCATGCCCAACTGCTGGGGTTCTTCCACCCGGTGAACGGGGAATGGGTCGAGTACACCAGCGAGTACCCGCTGGACCTGAACAACGCCCTCGAAATGCTGCGAGACGGCAACTTCTAG
- the dnaE gene encoding DNA polymerase III subunit alpha: MASSNRDGFVHLHTHTEYSMLDGAARLTELFEETNRLGMTALATTDHGYLFGAFDFWSKATAAGVKPIIGIEAYVTPGTARDDKTRVKWRTEESQKRDDVSGGGLYTHMTLLSYNNTGMKNLFKASSIASLDSVFGKYPRLDRDLLNTYHEGIIATTGCPSGEVQTKLRLGQYNEAKAAAAEFQDLFGKENYFCELMDHGLDIERRVTQDLLRLSKELNIPLVATNDLHYTHEHDAKAHEALLAINSGSTLDEPTYDQGGSRFAFSGSGYYLKSPAEMRHLFKELPEACDNTLLIAERAEVSFDTSANYMPRFPCPPGEDETSWLIKEVDKGLHYRYPGGIPEASRKQADFELDVIIKMGFPGYFLVVADFINWSKDNGIRVGPGRGSGAGSMVAYAMRITDLDPLVHGLIFERFLNPERVSMPDFDVDFDDRRRSEVIRYVTEKYGDERVSMIVTYGSIKTKQALKDSSRVLGYPFSMGESLTKALPPAVMAKDIPLNDIEDPKSKRYSEAGDFRQLVATDPEAARVFETAKGIEGLKRQWGVHAAGVIMSSDPIIDVIPIMRRIQDGQVITQFDYPTCEGLGLIKMDFLGLRNLTIISDALENMKANQGVELDLETLALDDAGAYELMARGDTLGVFQLDGGPMRSLLKLMRPDNFEDISAVLALYRPGPMGANSHNNYALRKNKLQEETPIHPTLEEPLREILGTTYGLIVYQEQVMSIAQKLAGFSLGQADILRRAMGKKKKSELDKQFAGFSQGMVDNGYTMEAVKALWDILLPFSDYAFNKAHSAAYGVISYWTAYLKAHYPSEYMAALLTSVADDKDKTAMYLNECRHMGITVLAPDVNESALNFTPVGTDIRFGMGAIRNVGANVVNALVESRAEKGNFENFADFLQKVPAVVCNKRTIESLIKAGAFDSMGHARRALVAVHEEAVDSVISVKRNEAANQFDLFSAFEDPTAAAGMTVAVPDMPDWEKKDKLAFERDMLGLYVSDHPLKGLGGLLEQNADMSVTQVLSDDGPQDGHTVTICGMITSLQRRIAKKSGNPYARCEIEDLSGSMETMFFGNAYAPIANVLAEDLIVVVKGRVQKRDDGSITLNAQELTVPEISEDGEGGPVVISMANHKATEEVISALGEVLRVHQGTTEVRVKLHSTRGVSLMRLGMEYRVNPNSALFGDLKVLLGSTCLDG; encoded by the coding sequence GTGGCTAGCTCAAATCGCGATGGATTCGTACACCTTCACACGCACACCGAATACTCAATGCTTGACGGTGCCGCGCGCCTGACGGAACTCTTTGAGGAGACCAACCGGCTGGGCATGACGGCCTTGGCCACCACCGACCACGGCTACCTCTTCGGTGCCTTCGACTTTTGGTCCAAGGCCACCGCCGCCGGGGTCAAGCCGATCATCGGCATCGAGGCCTACGTGACCCCGGGCACCGCACGCGATGACAAGACCCGTGTGAAGTGGCGCACCGAGGAAAGCCAGAAGCGCGACGATGTCTCCGGCGGTGGCCTGTACACGCACATGACGTTGCTCAGCTACAACAACACCGGCATGAAGAACCTGTTCAAGGCCTCTTCCATCGCCTCCCTCGATTCGGTTTTCGGCAAGTACCCGCGGCTGGACCGCGACCTGCTGAACACCTACCACGAGGGCATCATCGCCACCACCGGCTGCCCCTCCGGCGAGGTGCAGACCAAGCTCCGCCTCGGCCAGTACAACGAGGCCAAGGCCGCGGCAGCGGAGTTCCAGGACCTGTTCGGCAAGGAAAACTACTTCTGCGAACTGATGGACCACGGCCTGGACATCGAGCGCCGGGTCACCCAGGACCTGCTGCGCCTGTCCAAGGAACTGAACATCCCGCTCGTGGCCACTAACGACCTGCACTACACCCACGAGCACGATGCCAAGGCGCACGAGGCGCTGCTGGCCATCAACTCCGGCTCGACGCTCGACGAACCGACCTACGACCAGGGAGGCTCGCGCTTCGCCTTCTCCGGTTCCGGCTACTACCTCAAGAGCCCGGCGGAAATGCGCCACCTTTTCAAGGAGCTGCCCGAGGCCTGCGACAACACCCTGTTGATCGCCGAACGCGCCGAGGTCTCCTTCGACACCAGCGCCAACTACATGCCGCGCTTCCCGTGCCCGCCGGGGGAGGACGAGACCAGCTGGCTGATCAAGGAAGTCGACAAGGGTCTGCACTACCGCTACCCGGGCGGCATCCCGGAGGCTTCGCGCAAGCAGGCCGACTTCGAACTCGACGTCATCATCAAGATGGGCTTCCCCGGCTACTTCCTGGTCGTGGCAGACTTCATCAACTGGTCCAAGGACAACGGCATCCGCGTCGGACCCGGACGTGGTTCCGGCGCCGGATCCATGGTCGCCTACGCCATGCGCATCACCGACCTGGACCCGCTGGTCCACGGGCTGATCTTCGAACGCTTCCTGAACCCCGAACGCGTCTCCATGCCCGACTTCGACGTCGACTTCGATGATAGGCGCCGCTCGGAGGTGATCAGGTACGTCACCGAGAAATACGGCGACGAACGCGTATCCATGATCGTGACCTATGGATCGATCAAGACCAAGCAGGCGCTGAAGGACTCCTCGCGCGTGCTGGGCTATCCCTTCTCCATGGGCGAATCGCTGACCAAGGCGCTGCCCCCGGCGGTGATGGCCAAGGACATCCCACTCAACGACATCGAGGACCCGAAGTCCAAGCGCTACTCCGAGGCCGGGGACTTCCGCCAGCTGGTGGCCACCGACCCGGAGGCAGCACGCGTCTTCGAGACCGCCAAGGGGATCGAGGGCCTCAAGCGCCAGTGGGGCGTGCACGCCGCCGGGGTCATCATGAGCTCGGATCCGATCATCGACGTCATCCCGATCATGCGCCGCATCCAGGACGGCCAGGTCATCACCCAGTTCGACTACCCGACCTGTGAAGGCCTGGGGCTGATCAAGATGGACTTCCTGGGGTTGCGCAACCTCACCATCATTTCCGACGCCCTGGAAAACATGAAGGCGAACCAGGGCGTGGAACTGGACCTGGAAACCCTGGCCCTGGACGACGCCGGGGCCTACGAACTGATGGCCCGCGGCGACACCCTGGGCGTGTTCCAGCTCGACGGCGGGCCCATGCGCTCGCTGCTCAAGCTCATGCGCCCGGACAACTTCGAAGACATCTCCGCGGTGCTCGCCCTCTATCGGCCCGGACCCATGGGCGCGAACTCGCACAACAACTACGCGCTGCGCAAGAACAAGCTCCAGGAAGAAACCCCGATCCACCCCACGCTCGAGGAACCCCTGCGGGAGATCCTGGGCACCACCTACGGCCTGATCGTGTACCAGGAGCAGGTCATGTCCATCGCGCAGAAGCTGGCCGGCTTCTCGCTGGGCCAGGCAGACATCCTGCGCCGCGCCATGGGCAAGAAGAAGAAGTCCGAGCTGGACAAGCAGTTCGCCGGCTTCTCCCAGGGCATGGTCGACAACGGGTACACCATGGAGGCCGTCAAGGCCCTGTGGGACATCCTGCTGCCCTTCTCCGACTACGCCTTCAACAAGGCGCACTCGGCCGCCTACGGCGTGATCTCCTACTGGACCGCGTACCTCAAGGCCCACTACCCGTCCGAGTACATGGCAGCCCTGCTGACGTCCGTCGCGGACGACAAGGACAAGACGGCCATGTACCTGAACGAATGCCGGCACATGGGCATCACCGTGTTGGCGCCGGATGTGAACGAGTCGGCCCTGAACTTCACCCCGGTGGGCACCGACATCCGCTTCGGCATGGGAGCGATCCGCAACGTCGGCGCGAACGTGGTCAACGCCCTGGTCGAATCCCGGGCCGAAAAGGGGAATTTCGAGAACTTTGCCGACTTCCTGCAAAAGGTCCCGGCGGTGGTCTGCAACAAGCGGACCATCGAATCCCTGATCAAGGCAGGCGCCTTCGACTCCATGGGACATGCCCGCCGTGCCCTGGTCGCGGTCCACGAGGAGGCCGTGGACTCGGTCATCTCGGTCAAACGCAACGAGGCAGCCAACCAGTTCGACCTCTTTAGCGCGTTTGAGGACCCGACCGCCGCTGCCGGGATGACTGTCGCGGTCCCGGACATGCCCGACTGGGAGAAGAAGGACAAGTTGGCCTTCGAACGCGACATGCTCGGGCTCTATGTCTCGGACCACCCGCTCAAGGGCCTGGGTGGGCTGCTGGAGCAGAACGCCGACATGTCCGTCACCCAGGTGCTATCCGATGACGGCCCGCAGGATGGGCACACCGTGACCATCTGCGGGATGATCACCTCGCTGCAGCGCCGCATTGCCAAGAAGAGCGGCAACCCGTACGCCAGATGCGAGATCGAGGACCTTTCCGGGTCCATGGAAACCATGTTCTTCGGCAACGCCTACGCGCCGATCGCCAACGTGCTGGCCGAGGACCTGATCGTGGTGGTCAAGGGCCGCGTGCAGAAGCGCGACGACGGCTCCATCACGCTCAACGCCCAGGAGCTCACGGTCCCGGAAATCAGCGAGGACGGCGAAGGCGGCCCGGTGGTCATCTCTATGGCCAACCACAAGGCCACCGAGGAGGTCATCTCCGCGCTCGGGGAAGTGCTGCGCGTGCACCAGGGGACGACCGAGGTGCGCGTGAAGCTGCACAGCACCCGCGGCGTCTCGCTCATGCGCCTGGGCATGGAATACCGCGTCAACCCGAACTCGGCGCTATTCGGGGACCTGAAGGTCCTGCTGGGTTCGACCTGCCTCGACGGCTGA
- a CDS encoding IS30 family transposase, with amino-acid sequence MSVGVHVTTSKEWDAGIRKTGDRRYYPDGRVVDYKQGVTTYNPVEGSSFMAPFPGLAALEKPISDRYLSLSEREQIRDLLAVDSSMRAIARALGRPVSTVSREIRRNTGPNGYQPYAAHRAAAKRRPRPKTSKLSCEGTLRKYVGAKLLLGWSPEQISNRLRKMLPDRLEFHVCAETIYQALYFQARGGLKREVATALRTGRTRRKPRTDPEKRTSRFRDPMINISERPAEIEDRAVPGHWEGDLITGTLNQSAIATLVERTTRFVMLVHLDGDHTAATVRDGLIKSMGGLPELLRGSLTWDQGAEMATHKAFSMATDMDVYFCDPASPWQRGSNENTNGLLRQYFPKGTDLGVHGPEELERVARLLNGRPRKTLGWDTPTERLRELLLAA; translated from the coding sequence ATGTCCGTTGGGGTTCACGTAACCACGTCAAAGGAATGGGACGCCGGCATTCGCAAGACCGGCGACCGACGCTATTACCCGGACGGTCGGGTTGTCGACTACAAACAAGGGGTGACTACTTATAATCCAGTCGAGGGTTCGTCCTTCATGGCTCCGTTTCCAGGGCTTGCCGCGCTGGAGAAACCAATCAGCGACCGCTACCTCTCCCTTTCCGAACGCGAGCAGATCCGAGACCTGCTCGCGGTCGACTCCTCGATGCGTGCCATCGCCAGGGCGCTAGGACGGCCGGTCTCGACGGTGAGCCGGGAGATCCGCCGCAACACCGGTCCCAACGGCTACCAGCCCTATGCTGCGCACCGTGCAGCGGCCAAACGCCGACCACGACCCAAGACCAGCAAGCTCTCTTGCGAGGGAACCTTACGAAAATACGTGGGGGCCAAGTTGCTTCTAGGCTGGTCACCGGAGCAAATCAGTAACAGGCTGAGGAAGATGCTCCCCGACAGGTTGGAGTTTCACGTGTGCGCTGAAACGATCTATCAGGCTCTCTACTTCCAGGCCCGTGGCGGTCTCAAGCGAGAGGTGGCCACAGCGTTAAGGACCGGCCGAACTCGCCGCAAGCCACGCACCGATCCGGAGAAGCGCACCAGCCGGTTCCGGGACCCGATGATCAACATCTCCGAGCGTCCCGCCGAAATTGAGGACCGTGCCGTGCCAGGGCACTGGGAAGGGGACCTGATCACGGGGACGCTGAATCAGTCCGCGATTGCGACTCTGGTCGAGCGAACTACCCGTTTTGTCATGCTCGTTCACCTCGACGGTGATCACACCGCCGCAACCGTTCGCGACGGCCTGATCAAGAGCATGGGTGGGCTGCCCGAGCTGCTGAGAGGGTCCCTGACCTGGGACCAGGGCGCCGAGATGGCGACGCACAAGGCTTTCTCCATGGCCACGGACATGGATGTCTACTTCTGCGATCCAGCCAGCCCCTGGCAGCGCGGATCCAACGAGAACACGAACGGGTTGCTGCGCCAATACTTCCCTAAAGGAACTGACCTCGGCGTCCATGGTCCCGAGGAACTCGAGCGGGTCGCTCGCCTGCTCAACGGACGTCCACGCAAAACGCTCGGCTGGGATACCCCGACCGAGCGCCTGCGTGAACTACTGTTGGCAGCCTAG